The following are encoded together in the Robertmurraya sp. FSL R5-0851 genome:
- a CDS encoding ExeA family protein, producing the protein MFETFYEMDNTPFTRDLPTDQLYDSSMMQEILGRLKYAADRQLFAVLSGDSGTGKTTTIRKFVNRLDKGKFHVLYLSDSKLTPRHFYKGLLEQLGSEAKFYRGDAKRQLHREIELMKGIRGLQPVVVVDEAHLLDREMLEEVRFLLNFKMDSQSPMALILVGQSELWDRLRLQSYAAIRQRIDIQFQLGHLDRAQVEEYVSRHLRYAGVDQPIFSDGALDEIHQFSGGAARLINKLCTHSLLYGSQNGRRIIDDHMIKQVIQGELS; encoded by the coding sequence GTGTTTGAAACCTTTTATGAAATGGACAATACACCTTTTACCAGAGATCTACCAACAGACCAACTTTATGATTCTTCCATGATGCAAGAAATCCTTGGAAGGCTAAAATATGCAGCCGATAGACAGCTTTTTGCGGTCCTAAGTGGAGATAGTGGTACAGGAAAGACTACGACAATCCGTAAGTTTGTGAATAGATTAGATAAAGGAAAATTTCATGTCCTTTATCTATCAGATTCAAAATTAACCCCGCGCCATTTTTATAAAGGGCTATTGGAACAACTAGGCTCTGAAGCGAAGTTTTATCGAGGAGATGCGAAACGGCAGCTTCACCGAGAGATAGAATTGATGAAAGGTATACGAGGACTCCAGCCAGTTGTAGTAGTGGATGAAGCTCACCTTCTGGACCGGGAAATGCTTGAAGAAGTTCGTTTTCTATTAAACTTCAAAATGGATTCGCAAAGTCCGATGGCGCTTATTCTCGTCGGTCAAAGCGAGCTATGGGATCGACTTCGACTGCAATCATATGCAGCCATACGCCAAAGAATCGATATCCAATTCCAGCTAGGCCATCTCGATCGTGCTCAAGTTGAAGAATATGTATCTAGGCATCTTCGTTATGCCGGAGTTGATCAACCTATCTTTTCTGATGGGGCGCTTGATGAAATTCATCAGTTCTCTGGTGGTGCCGCAAGGCTCATTAATAAACTTTGTACACATAGTCTTTTATATGGCTCACAAAATGGTCGAAGAATCATTGATGATCATATGATTAAGCAAGTTATCCAGGGGGAACTTTCATGA
- a CDS encoding glycosyltransferase gives MLKMFKTMIDRNVQLSKSFFYLAMLFISFDIFLIIDIKGFTVRLALLLLLVPMGVVVLRQLKEKIFVLPAAFIPLLIWTFFIVLFIPNTNFILRNIGYAIWLIFYVLVVVTTVNLFKTKEDLKKLLSIYLFSFLFVSFYGLLQFFLSLVGLEPPFITQWWPNGLPRINGFSYEPSYYATYLITGWVLSLYLLEKKIAILDRRFLILTVAFTTLALILSSSRMGYIVMMLWILRYPFLYIRSKKADKKTMLKLFIVSIGLLLLGSVLFFLLFDFKDFKFLFEGLGLFGTASHSSSTRITFMIYTLQTFVESPIFGYSLGGIPSAIGDLHNIVVTDQTVAGQFEGMNVTSEVLAASGAIGYIFFGLFMALLIIKPLLLSDRLSNEIKGILKGLVYSFVFLLIILQFNQNILRPYLWLHISLIVTFYSVLRKEAVITKRRFVIDIRMWEHSGIGTYIKNTVPKIVKKFNNVDFYLITDPKNDVSTAFNKMKNVSFIKSNSSIYSIKEQIDFILKIYGRYDYFWSPHYNIPLFFDGKLIVTVHDVFHLAMPEYNKGVKQLYAKLLFTSLKYRAHKVFTVSRFTKNELVKFIGINESKVIPILNGVDKELYNSNNNQKVSQLPYILYVGNVKPHKNLVTLVKAFELIKDTIDHNLVIVGKKEGFITGDTEVSKMAEALGERVVFTGFIPDDVLISYYKQADLLVFPSLYEGFGLPPLEAMAVGCPTAVSNKASIPEACENATVYFDPLDERDMSEKILMVLTDEGLKASLIQKGRTHVNKFSWENTASEIIRVLKEVLK, from the coding sequence ATGTTAAAAATGTTTAAAACAATGATTGATCGAAATGTACAGCTGTCTAAAAGCTTTTTCTATTTAGCTATGCTCTTTATTTCTTTTGATATTTTTTTAATAATTGATATCAAAGGCTTCACCGTCCGCTTAGCGCTACTTTTATTACTAGTACCTATGGGCGTTGTTGTATTAAGACAGCTAAAAGAAAAGATCTTTGTACTTCCAGCTGCATTTATACCTCTATTGATATGGACATTCTTTATTGTTTTATTTATACCTAATACAAACTTTATCTTAAGAAATATTGGGTATGCAATTTGGCTAATATTCTATGTATTAGTTGTTGTTACAACTGTAAATTTATTTAAGACCAAGGAAGATTTAAAGAAGCTTTTAAGTATCTATCTTTTCTCCTTTTTATTTGTTAGCTTTTATGGTCTTCTTCAGTTTTTCCTATCATTAGTTGGATTGGAACCCCCTTTTATCACACAGTGGTGGCCTAATGGATTACCACGGATTAATGGATTCTCTTACGAACCTTCCTATTATGCAACTTACTTAATTACAGGTTGGGTGCTTTCCCTATATCTTTTGGAGAAGAAAATTGCGATTCTTGATAGAAGATTTCTAATATTAACAGTTGCATTTACTACCTTAGCATTAATATTATCTTCTTCTCGTATGGGATACATTGTGATGATGCTTTGGATCTTAAGATATCCTTTTTTATATATTAGAAGCAAAAAAGCTGATAAGAAAACTATGCTTAAACTATTCATTGTTAGTATTGGACTATTGTTATTAGGTAGTGTGCTTTTCTTCCTTTTATTCGATTTTAAGGATTTTAAATTTCTATTTGAGGGTTTAGGTTTATTTGGAACTGCTTCACACTCATCAAGTACTAGAATTACCTTTATGATTTATACTTTGCAGACCTTCGTAGAAAGTCCGATATTTGGTTATAGCCTAGGTGGCATACCATCTGCTATCGGTGATCTCCATAATATTGTTGTTACAGATCAAACGGTAGCTGGTCAATTTGAGGGAATGAATGTAACTTCAGAGGTGTTAGCTGCAAGTGGTGCAATTGGTTATATTTTCTTTGGACTGTTTATGGCGTTATTAATCATAAAGCCTCTATTACTAAGTGATCGTCTGTCAAATGAGATCAAAGGAATTCTTAAAGGTTTGGTTTATTCTTTTGTATTCCTTTTAATAATTTTGCAGTTTAACCAAAATATTTTACGTCCGTATCTTTGGTTACATATCTCTTTAATTGTCACTTTTTATTCGGTTTTAAGGAAAGAAGCAGTCATAACAAAGAGAAGATTTGTTATTGATATAAGGATGTGGGAACACTCCGGAATAGGAACTTATATAAAAAATACTGTCCCTAAAATTGTAAAGAAATTTAACAATGTTGATTTCTATCTTATTACTGATCCAAAGAATGATGTTTCTACTGCCTTTAATAAAATGAAGAATGTTTCCTTTATTAAAAGTAATAGCTCGATATATTCGATTAAAGAGCAAATAGATTTTATCTTGAAGATTTATGGTAGATACGACTATTTTTGGTCACCGCATTATAATATTCCATTATTTTTTGATGGAAAACTTATAGTTACAGTTCATGATGTGTTCCATTTGGCAATGCCAGAGTATAATAAGGGCGTAAAACAGCTTTATGCCAAGCTTTTATTTACTTCCTTAAAATATAGGGCACACAAAGTATTTACAGTATCTAGATTTACCAAGAATGAATTAGTTAAATTCATTGGGATTAATGAAAGTAAGGTCATACCCATACTAAACGGTGTTGATAAGGAGTTATATAACTCAAATAATAACCAAAAGGTATCTCAATTACCTTATATACTTTATGTAGGTAATGTTAAACCACATAAGAATTTAGTAACCTTAGTAAAAGCATTCGAATTAATTAAAGATACTATTGACCATAACTTAGTCATTGTGGGGAAAAAGGAAGGTTTTATTACCGGTGATACTGAAGTATCCAAAATGGCAGAAGCTTTAGGTGAAAGAGTTGTTTTTACTGGATTTATTCCGGATGACGTTTTAATTAGCTATTATAAACAAGCTGACTTATTAGTATTTCCTTCGTTATATGAAGGGTTTGGTCTACCACCTTTAGAGGCAATGGCAGTAGGATGCCCTACAGCTGTCTCAAATAAAGCCTCTATTCCAGAGGCTTGTGAGAATGCAACTGTCTATTTTGATCCTCTTGACGAAAGAGATATGTCAGAGAAGATTTTAATGGTATTAACCGATGAGGGATTAAAGGCTAGTCTGATTCAAAAGGGAAGAACTCATGTTAATAAATTTAGCTGGGAGAATACAGCTAGTGAGATCATAAGAGTTCTTAAAGAGGTGTTAAAATGA
- a CDS encoding sugar phosphate nucleotidyltransferase: MKLVLLSGGSGKRLWPLSNDARSKQFLKILEGANGEYESMVQRVYNQLSTVKLEDSAVIATSKSQVEMIHSQLGENVPIVIEPERRDTFPAIALSAVYLHSELKVGLDEVIAVLPVDPYVENRFFEVVSKLEEVVKESQTELALMGVTPTYPSSKYGYIVPKQSDFSQSFFTVSHFTEKPSEEDATKLIEQNALWNCGVFAFKLEYLINLVKELGLPLDYQELLVRYKELPKNSFDYEVVEKANKIVAVPYDGYWKDLGTWNTLTEEMGSTIIGKGKISDDSSNSHLINELDIPVALLGVSDLLVAASPDGILVTEKSASPKLKELITEFEQRPMSEERRWGAYKVLDHTHFEDGAEVLTKKIQIQAGKNLSYQFHDKRKEMWTILNGTGEVILDDQIRKISAGDVIEIPVGMKHAIKANTNLEIIEVQSGSELLKEDIYRLELEWEKILEITKNSSVMN; encoded by the coding sequence TTGAAGTTAGTTTTACTTTCTGGTGGTTCGGGTAAGCGACTTTGGCCACTATCAAATGATGCACGTTCAAAACAATTCTTAAAAATTTTGGAAGGTGCAAATGGTGAATATGAATCAATGGTGCAACGTGTTTATAACCAGCTTAGTACTGTTAAGCTAGAAGATTCTGCTGTAATTGCAACAAGCAAATCACAGGTAGAGATGATTCATTCACAATTAGGAGAAAATGTTCCAATAGTAATTGAACCAGAGAGAAGAGATACTTTTCCTGCCATTGCTTTATCTGCGGTTTATCTACATTCTGAATTGAAAGTTGGGTTGGACGAAGTAATTGCTGTTCTCCCTGTAGATCCGTATGTGGAGAATAGATTTTTTGAGGTAGTATCAAAATTAGAAGAAGTAGTCAAGGAATCTCAGACCGAATTAGCTTTAATGGGAGTGACTCCTACATATCCTTCTTCTAAATATGGATATATTGTTCCGAAACAGAGTGATTTCTCTCAATCGTTCTTTACAGTTAGTCACTTTACTGAAAAGCCATCAGAGGAAGATGCGACAAAACTAATCGAACAGAATGCACTGTGGAACTGTGGTGTGTTTGCTTTTAAACTAGAATACCTAATAAATTTGGTCAAAGAACTTGGATTACCACTAGACTATCAGGAACTTTTAGTTAGGTATAAGGAATTACCTAAGAATAGCTTTGACTATGAAGTAGTTGAAAAGGCAAATAAAATCGTAGCAGTACCATATGATGGGTATTGGAAAGACCTTGGTACTTGGAATACGTTAACTGAGGAAATGGGTTCAACTATTATCGGAAAAGGCAAGATTAGTGATGATAGCTCAAATTCACATCTTATTAATGAATTAGATATTCCTGTAGCTTTATTAGGAGTTTCTGATTTATTAGTGGCTGCTTCACCAGATGGTATTTTAGTTACTGAAAAATCAGCAAGCCCAAAATTAAAAGAGTTAATAACAGAATTTGAACAACGTCCAATGTCGGAAGAGAGAAGATGGGGAGCATATAAAGTTCTTGACCACACTCATTTTGAAGATGGGGCTGAAGTACTAACTAAAAAAATTCAAATTCAGGCTGGGAAAAACCTGAGCTATCAATTTCATGATAAACGCAAAGAAATGTGGACAATACTGAATGGTACAGGGGAAGTAATCCTAGATGACCAAATAAGGAAAATTTCTGCAGGCGATGTAATTGAAATTCCAGTGGGAATGAAACATGCCATAAAAGCTAATACAAATCTTGAGATTATCGAAGTTCAAAGTGGGTCGGAATTGCTTAAAGAGGATATTTACCGCTTGGAATTAGAGTGGGAAAAGATACTTGAAATTACTAAGAATTCAAGTGTGATGAACTAA
- a CDS encoding DUF5348 domain-containing protein, with amino-acid sequence MNYNAELDCWVVFWGDNTGYKMRCGEWFDLHLGNGKILSCRLELGRDWYIITGRNEIRFYLKNNETYHVDL; translated from the coding sequence ATGAACTACAACGCTGAGTTGGATTGTTGGGTTGTGTTTTGGGGAGATAATACAGGTTATAAAATGCGTTGCGGTGAATGGTTTGATCTCCATCTAGGAAATGGAAAGATTCTATCTTGCCGTTTGGAACTGGGTAGAGACTGGTACATCATTACTGGCAGAAATGAGATTAGGTTCTACCTTAAGAATAATGAAACGTATCACGTTGATTTGTAA
- a CDS encoding acyltransferase: MKERNISNDLLRILATFMVIILHVNDRIPQKDSLETIMFYFSEVLSLIAVPIFFMLSGNLLLSPVNSRYETPFIFYKKRLTKVFIPFMLWSLFYIYNTTGVTGVLQGLKSITLFPAAGHLWYIYPLLGYYLITPWLRDCFNRVDEKQNRIVIYLWGLFVVLGSTFDMIIPGYNINHYSGESTVVIRSHIFGPLSTVFPLFGNIGFFMYGAYIEKDSKKIPFSIISIVYLIGACLTFLLGYYSQTIDSVLAWWNYTTLGIVLQSIAVYMFFAKSMITVKGKLQKLIVKISNLTLHAYFVHYYLIEQLTKYFPNLFLKNFLTSLVFTSILVFILLMAFYYVPKLTLLIVPTLTDSLSKMKGKHLYASPRILQINVIRFIILKVEPNLISASNDVPVSTQFQTAR; this comes from the coding sequence ATGAAAGAAAGAAACATTAGCAATGATTTATTGCGAATTTTAGCAACGTTTATGGTAATCATACTTCATGTCAATGACAGAATTCCTCAAAAAGATTCCTTGGAAACTATTATGTTTTATTTTAGTGAAGTACTATCTTTGATAGCGGTTCCGATTTTTTTTATGCTGAGTGGAAATTTATTGTTAAGTCCTGTGAATTCTAGATATGAAACACCATTTATATTTTATAAAAAAAGATTAACCAAGGTATTTATACCATTTATGTTATGGAGCCTTTTTTATATATACAATACAACTGGAGTAACTGGAGTATTACAAGGTTTAAAATCAATTACTTTATTTCCAGCAGCGGGTCATCTTTGGTATATTTATCCCTTATTAGGCTATTACTTAATTACTCCATGGTTAAGGGATTGTTTTAACAGAGTTGATGAGAAACAAAATAGGATAGTAATTTATCTTTGGGGATTATTTGTTGTGTTAGGAAGCACATTTGATATGATTATTCCGGGATATAATATTAATCATTACAGTGGAGAAAGTACAGTCGTTATTCGGAGTCATATTTTCGGTCCACTGAGCACTGTATTCCCGTTATTTGGGAATATCGGCTTTTTTATGTATGGTGCATACATAGAGAAGGATTCGAAAAAGATTCCGTTTAGTATAATAAGTATTGTTTATTTAATAGGTGCATGTCTGACTTTCCTGTTAGGCTACTATTCGCAAACAATAGATAGTGTATTAGCGTGGTGGAATTATACTACGTTAGGGATAGTATTACAGTCCATAGCTGTGTATATGTTTTTTGCTAAGTCTATGATTACAGTAAAAGGAAAGCTTCAAAAATTGATAGTGAAAATATCCAACTTAACCCTACATGCGTATTTCGTTCACTATTATTTGATAGAACAATTGACAAAATACTTCCCTAATCTTTTTTTGAAAAACTTTTTAACAAGTTTAGTCTTTACTAGTATATTGGTCTTTATATTGTTAATGGCGTTTTATTATGTCCCGAAATTGACGTTACTAATTGTCCCAACACTGACGGATTCACTGTCCAAAATGAAGGGGAAGCACCTTTATGCTTCCCCTAGAATCTTACAAATCAACGTGATACGTTTCATTATTCTTAAGGTAGAACCTAATCTCATTTCTGCCAGTAATGATGTACCAGTCTCTACCCAGTTCCAAACGGCAAGATAG
- a CDS encoding DDE-type integrase/transposase/recombinase — MRNHKKSEELAVQRFQLISPLLAEGLDAGKLKELKEQIAKANGLSERTIRRYLAQFREDGFGGLKPQGRKGSQKSEAIPPHILEQAILLRKEVPSRSVAQIIQILEWEELAEPGQIKRSTLQEKLTEKGYSSRHMRLYSQTGVAARRFQKRHRNQLWQSDIKYGPYLPIGPNGIKKQVYLVAFIDDATRLVVHAAFYPTLDSRIIEDAFRQAIQKYGVPEAVYFDNGKQYRTKWMSRTCSKIGTRLTYTRPYSAESKGKIERFNRVIDSFISEAVIEKPNTLDRLNELFQVWLTECYQNKPHSALGEKISPETAFRSDRKAIRFIDPDTLSNAFLHCETRKVDKSGCISFMDHKYEVGLTFIGRQVDVVYDPANIEELTIEFEGYTPWKARKLVIGERAGKRPELPEHLKVQSVDSSRLLKAAERKNQERQIEQKPAVTFRAVWKEDDSRV; from the coding sequence ATGAGGAATCATAAGAAATCAGAAGAATTGGCAGTGCAGCGTTTTCAGCTGATATCCCCTTTATTGGCAGAAGGACTTGATGCTGGAAAATTAAAAGAGTTAAAAGAACAGATTGCGAAAGCCAATGGCCTTTCAGAAAGAACTATTAGGCGATATTTAGCTCAATTTCGTGAGGATGGATTTGGGGGATTGAAGCCACAAGGAAGAAAAGGTTCTCAAAAGTCAGAAGCTATCCCTCCTCATATATTGGAACAGGCTATTCTTCTTCGAAAAGAAGTGCCAAGCCGTAGTGTGGCACAGATTATCCAGATTCTTGAATGGGAAGAATTAGCTGAACCAGGACAAATTAAAAGATCCACACTGCAGGAAAAGCTGACTGAAAAAGGATATAGTTCGCGACATATGCGCCTATATTCTCAAACTGGAGTTGCCGCCCGACGATTTCAGAAACGGCATCGGAACCAACTTTGGCAATCAGATATCAAATATGGCCCATATTTACCTATTGGTCCAAATGGAATCAAGAAACAAGTATATCTTGTCGCTTTTATCGACGATGCCACAAGGTTAGTGGTTCATGCAGCCTTTTATCCTACTCTAGATTCAAGAATCATTGAAGATGCATTCCGACAAGCAATCCAAAAATATGGTGTTCCGGAAGCAGTGTATTTTGATAATGGAAAGCAATATAGAACCAAGTGGATGTCACGCACATGTTCCAAAATTGGCACTCGTCTTACTTACACAAGGCCTTATTCTGCCGAATCAAAAGGAAAAATTGAAAGATTTAATAGAGTTATAGATTCATTTATTAGTGAAGCTGTCATCGAAAAGCCCAATACTCTAGATCGACTGAATGAACTTTTTCAGGTGTGGTTGACAGAGTGTTATCAGAATAAGCCTCACTCTGCACTTGGGGAGAAAATTAGTCCGGAAACAGCTTTTCGTTCGGACAGGAAAGCAATTCGCTTTATCGATCCTGATACTTTAAGCAATGCCTTTCTTCATTGCGAAACAAGAAAAGTTGATAAGTCAGGATGCATCAGTTTCATGGATCACAAATATGAGGTGGGTTTAACATTTATTGGACGACAGGTTGATGTTGTCTATGATCCTGCGAATATCGAGGAACTTACCATTGAGTTCGAGGGTTATACTCCTTGGAAAGCTAGAAAGCTTGTCATTGGGGAAAGAGCTGGAAAACGGCCTGAATTACCTGAGCACCTGAAGGTGCAGAGTGTTGACTCTTCAAGACTATTAAAGGCAGCTGAACGAAAGAATCAGGAACGTCAAATCGAACAAAAACCTGCCGTAACCTTCCGTGCTGTCTGGAAGGAGGATGATTCTCGTGTTTGA
- a CDS encoding glycosyltransferase family 4 protein gives MRVAIVHDWLVTYAGAEKVLEEILNIYPEADLFSLVEFLDENKKGFIKNKNVTTSFIQKMPFAKKKYRGYLPLMPLAIEQLDVSEFDVIISSSHAVAKGIITGPDQVHISYVHSPIRYAWDLQHQYLKESGLEKGIKAYLARTILHFIRNWDYRTANNVDYFIANSKFIGRRIWRVYRREASVVYPPVDVSSFVLKEEKEDFYLTASRMVPYKKVDLIVRAFAKMPSKKLIVIGEGPDFEKVKKQATSNVTLLGYQEFSVLKDHMQRAKAFVFAAEEDFGITPVEAQACGTPVIAFGKGGALETVKGLEHEQPTGVFFKEQTEDSIIKAIDTFEEVQHKYNPSDIREHAVKFSPERFREEFEKFVVDAYSAKKKEMELV, from the coding sequence ATGAGAGTAGCAATTGTACATGACTGGCTAGTTACTTATGCAGGCGCTGAAAAAGTACTTGAAGAAATTTTAAACATATATCCGGAAGCTGATTTATTCAGTTTGGTGGAATTCCTGGATGAAAATAAAAAAGGATTTATTAAAAATAAAAATGTTACAACATCTTTTATTCAAAAAATGCCATTTGCAAAGAAGAAATACCGAGGATACCTTCCGCTTATGCCCTTAGCAATTGAGCAACTAGATGTTTCTGAGTTTGATGTGATAATTTCGAGTTCTCATGCTGTGGCAAAGGGGATTATTACTGGTCCGGACCAAGTTCATATCTCTTATGTTCATTCACCCATCCGATATGCATGGGATTTACAGCATCAATATTTAAAAGAGTCTGGCTTGGAGAAGGGGATAAAAGCGTACCTTGCTAGAACCATTTTGCATTTTATTCGTAACTGGGATTATCGGACAGCGAATAACGTAGATTACTTTATCGCCAATTCTAAATTTATTGGAAGACGTATATGGAGAGTTTATAGAAGGGAAGCTTCAGTGGTCTATCCGCCGGTAGATGTTTCTTCTTTTGTTTTAAAAGAAGAGAAGGAAGATTTTTACTTGACAGCCTCTCGGATGGTTCCTTATAAGAAGGTAGATTTAATTGTTAGAGCTTTTGCGAAGATGCCATCTAAAAAGCTTATAGTTATAGGAGAAGGGCCCGACTTTGAAAAGGTTAAGAAACAGGCTACTTCAAATGTGACATTACTAGGATATCAAGAATTCTCTGTGTTAAAAGATCATATGCAAAGAGCAAAGGCATTTGTTTTTGCTGCTGAAGAAGACTTTGGTATTACTCCAGTAGAAGCTCAAGCATGTGGAACCCCCGTTATTGCTTTCGGAAAAGGTGGAGCACTAGAAACTGTAAAGGGTTTGGAACATGAACAACCTACTGGTGTATTTTTTAAAGAACAGACAGAGGACAGTATTATTAAGGCAATTGATACCTTTGAAGAAGTACAACATAAATATAATCCATCTGATATAAGAGAACATGCGGTAAAATTCTCTCCAGAAAGATTTAGGGAAGAGTTTGAAAAGTTTGTAGTTGATGCTTATTCCGCGAAAAAGAAGGAAATGGAGTTGGTATAA